CAATTTAACTTATAAATAAAAGATATGGGGACTTTAACATAATTTTTATTTTATAAGAATTCAGAAATACTTCAGTAAGTGAAATAATTAAGAATGGAAATAAATGAGGAATCTTTTATAAAATTTAATGAAAGCTCGAGTTGAATACGTTAACAATTAAATGTGAAATAAAAAATCAATTTAATTGTATAGTGGTTCATTAAATTTTTTTATTCTTTGCCCTAATAATATATTAACATATTTTACATAATATGTATGTAATTTGTAAAATATTTTTTTATTTTTTTTATAAAAAATTTTTAAATAGAAACAGCTTCAATATTTATATTTTGATGTAAAATTATATATAAAAATGATATAATATACCTGTAAAATTTATCAACTAAGCAAAAGATAAATAATATATATTCTTAAGTTTGTTTATAAAATATTTTAAATGAAGGAGTTTTTTATGGAAAAGTTTTTTAAACTAAAAGAAAATGGGACAACCATTTCAACAGAAGTTATGGCTGGTATCACTACATTTTTTGCAATGGCATACATAATTTTTGTAAATCCATCAATGTTAAGCCTTGCAGGTACAGCAGATAATCCAATGCCTACAGGAGCAGTTTTCTTAGCTACAATAATTTCTGCAGCTATAGGTACTTTGGTAATGGGGCTTTTTGCCAATGTTCCATATGCTCAAGCACCAGGTATGGGATTAAATGCATTCTTTACCTTTACTGTTTGTGGAGCTTTAGGATTCACATGGCAACAAGCATTAGCTATGGTATTTATTTGTGGCTTAATTAATGTAACTATAACTATTACAAAGATTCGTAAATTAATTATTAAAGCAATACCAGAAAGCATACAACATGCTATCAGTGGAGGAATTGGTATATTTATTGCTTATATTGGAGTGAAAAATGCAGGACTTATAAATTTTACATCAGATCCAGGGACTTATACAGTTTTAGAAAGTGGAACATCTGTAGCTAATAGTAGTGCAGTTCCAGCTCTTGTTAATTTCAATACACCAGCTGTTATTTTATCATTAATCGGAATTATTCTTATGGTGGTTCTTTTAATTTTTAAAGTAAAAGGAGCAATTATCATTGGGATAGCAGTTACTACAATATTAGGAATACCATTAGGTGTTGTTGATTTATCTGCTATAAATACTACAACAGGATTAGGAGATTCATTTAGACAATTATCAGATACTTTTTGTGTTGCTTTTGGTGATAAAGGATTATTATCTTTATTTAAGGATACTTCACAAATACCTTTAGTATTAATCACAATATTTGCATTTAGTTTATCAGATACTTTTGATACAATAGGAACTTTTATCGGTACAGGTCGTCGTACAGGAATATTTAGTGAAGAAGATCAAAAAGCTCTTGAGGATGGAAAAGGGTTTAAATCTAAGATGGATAAAGCATTATTTGCAGATTCAATTGCTACATCAGTTGGAGCTATTTTAGGTACTTCAAACACTACTACTTATGTTGAAAGTGCAGCAGGAATAGGAGCAGGAGGTCGTACAGGACTAACATCTGTAGTTACAGCCATATTATTTTTACTAAGTATGTTTTTATCACCTGTTATAGGAATTGTGCCAT
Above is a genomic segment from Clostridium bornimense containing:
- a CDS encoding NCS2 family permease, which encodes MEKFFKLKENGTTISTEVMAGITTFFAMAYIIFVNPSMLSLAGTADNPMPTGAVFLATIISAAIGTLVMGLFANVPYAQAPGMGLNAFFTFTVCGALGFTWQQALAMVFICGLINVTITITKIRKLIIKAIPESIQHAISGGIGIFIAYIGVKNAGLINFTSDPGTYTVLESGTSVANSSAVPALVNFNTPAVILSLIGIILMVVLLIFKVKGAIIIGIAVTTILGIPLGVVDLSAINTTTGLGDSFRQLSDTFCVAFGDKGLLSLFKDTSQIPLVLITIFAFSLSDTFDTIGTFIGTGRRTGIFSEEDQKALEDGKGFKSKMDKALFADSIATSVGAILGTSNTTTYVESAAGIGAGGRTGLTSVVTAILFLLSMFLSPVIGIVPSQATAPALIVVGIMMLSSFKEIKWDDLEEAIPAFFAAIFMSFCYSISYGIASGFIFYCIVKTCKGKAKEIHPILWVCTGLFIINFAILAIL